In bacterium, the following are encoded in one genomic region:
- a CDS encoding M24 family metallopeptidase, which yields LDGEPLTSERIKAEMQRVFLAHGTVADEFIVASGAQGAVGHDMGSGPIAADLPAVFDLWPRDTATAVYTDMTRTYVVGEVPDEIREYHRLCKEALDRTTEAAKPGVNGRALMQIACDLFAEHGYPTQLTKKPGEVLDSGFFHGLGHGVGLEVHERPRLSVTGDDLIPGDVITLEPGLYRAGYGGVRLEDILLVTDDGVETVTQYPYDLQP from the coding sequence AGCTCGACGGCGAGCCGCTCACGAGCGAACGCATCAAGGCGGAGATGCAGCGCGTCTTCCTCGCGCACGGGACGGTGGCGGACGAGTTCATCGTCGCCTCGGGCGCGCAGGGCGCCGTCGGGCACGACATGGGCTCCGGCCCGATCGCCGCAGACCTGCCCGCCGTCTTCGACCTGTGGCCGCGCGACACCGCCACGGCCGTCTACACGGACATGACGCGGACGTACGTCGTGGGCGAGGTCCCCGATGAGATCCGGGAGTACCACCGCCTCTGCAAGGAGGCCCTCGACCGCACGACCGAGGCGGCGAAGCCCGGCGTGAACGGGCGCGCCCTCATGCAGATCGCCTGCGACCTCTTCGCCGAGCACGGCTATCCGACCCAGCTGACGAAGAAGCCCGGCGAGGTGCTCGACAGCGGCTTCTTCCATGGCCTCGGCCACGGCGTCGGCCTGGAGGTGCACGAGCGGCCACGGCTCTCGGTCACGGGCGACGACCTCATTCCCGGCGACGTCATCACCCTGGAGCCCGGCCTCTACCGCGCCGGCTACGGCGGCGTCCGGCTCGAGGACATCCTCCTCGTGACCGACGACGGGG